The Fusarium fujikuroi IMI 58289 draft genome, chromosome FFUJ_chr05 DNA segment CTCTGCACCAGGAAGCCCCCCTCGACGGCGCCAGCGTGCATCCTTCTTGGCCCGAGCACGGAGCCATAGAATACGAGACTGTGCAGATGCGCTACCGCCCTGGTCTTCCGCTGGTGGTCGATAACTTCTGCCTGAAAATTGCTGGGGGTGAGAGACTCGGGATCGTTGGTCGCACCGGTGCTGGTAAAAGCACCATTCTATCAACCCTCTTCAGACTGACAGAGATTTCTGGCGGGAGGATTACCATCGATGGTATCGATATAGGCCAGATTGGTCTTCACCGGCTCCGAAGCGCTTTGGCTATTATTCCACAAGATCCCACTCTCTTCCAGGGCACTATCCGCTCGAATTTAGACCCTTTCAACAACCACACAGATACTGAACTATGGCATGCTCTCCGCGAGGCACATCTTCTCCCAGACAGCGAAAAGTCATTCGCCATACCCGAGGGAGACATCCAGACAAGCAGTGTCGTGGAGAGGGGGGATCCAGACAATACTAACTCTGGAAAGCCTCGAGAGACGCGTGTGACACTTGACACGGCCGTGGAAACCGAAGGCCTCAACTTCTCTCTTGGACAACGGCAGCTGATTGCGCTTGCTCGAGCGCTGCTTCGGAACACGCGTATTGTGCTGGTGGACGAAGGGACGAGTAGTGTTGATCCTGAGACGGATGCACTCGTACAAGAGACGCTAGCGACTGGTTTGGAAGGGAAGACATTGATTGCTATTGCGCATCGTCTTCGTACCGTGATCCAGTATGATCGAGTGTGCGTCATGGATAAGGGAAAGATTGTTGAGCTGGGGCCACCGTTGGAGTTATGGGAGCAAGGGGACATTTTCAGGGCCTTGTGTGATAGCAATGGCATTACGCGAGAGATGTTCACGAGTGTCTAGTTAGCACTGATGACATGTAAAAGATATTAGCACGATGGATATAGAGCAGCATATATCTCGACATCATCCTGTATCTTAGAGGTGGCGTCGACTTGTTGTCCGAAGGGATTATCAGCCGACctctttataatacttctttCGGTCAACCTGGAACGAGCCTCAGTTATTATACGAAAAGGTTCTGGGGAATATGACAGGATCGTATTGAACAGATCTACTGCCCAAATTCATGAGTCAAGCTGCCTTTGTTTCTCCGGAGATCACTCGGGTTCCTGGTGTGCACCTGGATAAGCACTGTCCGCCAAGGCGATGTCGTGTGAGCACCCTTCACAATAGATCTCGATTTGTAGGCAAAACTCATTTTTttttcaaggtcaacgaTTCCTTCGTCTCCATCAAAATGGGTCAAAGGCGGCTTGTGCTTGCTCAGTTCCCACATTTCAATCGTCGCGATGAAATCATCGAGTGAAGGATATGATTTCATATGAATGACATCACTGTTACCTCTTCACCACTACAAATAAGAGACCTCTAGGGACAAATATTTGTCTGCATTGCAAACTTCACTACGATCTCATCATAACAAATTTCACAAACTCGTCTTTCCCAAACTCGTCTTCAACTTCGTCATAAACAAATTCACTTCAAAATGTCCAACTACGAGCAGATCGCCAAGGAGGCCGAGATGGACCTCAACACCTACCAAGCCAAGACCGGCAATGCTCGTCCTCAGGACGTTGAGGGCGCTGGTGTTAACCCCCATGCTGAGAACAAGTTTGAGAGCGCTCAGGTTGAGTTTGGCGATGAGCTGAGCACAAACGCTGGCTACAACAAGCGCATTCCCCCCAGCGAGGGTGGCATCGTCGACGACAAGGGCCGGTAAGCATCACCCACCTAAAACATCACTTTCAATTTCTAACTTCCCCAGACAAGCCCGTGGTCAGCACTACGAGGGTGAGGGCGGTCCTCTCGACAAGCTCTCCAGGGCCAACGACGAGCGCGGCGGCTATAACGACAACGATGTTGTCGGCGCCAACGTCAAGAAGACCTCCGGCCTCGGATCCGCTGACGATCTCGCCTCAAAGGGTCAGGAAGCCCAGCGCGCCAACGTAGGCCGCAACCCTCCCGGTCCCGGTGGCTCTCAGTTCAAGGGCGAGGACTACTACCAGCCCGAGAGTGTTCCTGACAGCATCTCTGCTGAGGGTAACATTGCTCCCGAGAGTGTGATTGAGGCTAGCCGAGAAGCTGAGCGACCTTGAGCGGCACGAAAaatggaaaggaaaggattGAATGGTACGGATGGGTTAATAGCGGGCGCTTgtatgatatgatatgttCATAATTTGAACCGCCATGATTTACGACCACAATATTTGTGCTGCTATCGCATCCTGATCGTTGTATAAATTGAGGTGAAGCTTCGGTGAATAAAATAGCCCCCACTGTGGCTCCCGCTAATCATTTAAAGCATGATCAACGTCATGAGGCCTTGGCCTTATCTCGTGACCAGCCGCTAAATATGAAACTTCGACGACTTCCTATCAGCAACACTGCAATTATAACCTCAACCTTTCTTCGCAAGACGTGATGTCGTGTGTGTTCTCAAGGCTGATACAAGAGTGCTGATCGTCGCCGCCATGTCCGGTATCTCACCGTCTGCCTCTGGATTGCTCCCTATGCCAGGCGCGCCTTCGTCATCTTGGGCTGCATACAAAGCCAGAGCTGCAGCTATCATGGGCCATCATGATACGAAGGTAATTGTAGCCTTTTGGCTTTTTGGTATGACTTCACCTCAAATATCCTCGGCTTATAACTAACAGTCGCGTCAGGTCTCATCAATAATGTCCTCTACGTGATCATCCTCTCCGCCGCCCAGGACCTCGTCGGTTCCATCCCCAAAGGCGTCGTCCTCCTCGCCGATGTCGTTCCTTCGTTCCTCACCAAGTTGATCGCACCGTACTTCATCCATCGAATACCATATCGCATGCGAGTCCTTATCTTCATAGCTCTGTCCGTGGTTGGCATGCTCATGGTAGCCCTGACACCACACACGCAGTCCGTCGCTATCAAGCTCGTCGGTGTAGTCCTCGCGAGTATAAGCGCTGGTGGAGGTGAATTGAGCTTCCTTGGCTTGACGCACTTCTACGGCCCAATGAGTCTTGCGGGCTGGGGATCTGGGACTGGTGCTGCAGGCTTGGTCGGCGCAGGCCTCTACGTGATGTTTACGGACTGGTGGGGATTGAGCGTGCGGAGCAGTTTGCTAATCTCGGCGTGTTTCCCTGCGATTATGTTCATCAGCTTTTTTGTGATATTGCCGCTTGGGCCTCTGAGGGAGGGCTCGACTCGGAAAGACTACGATGCGATCCCGGAtctggaggatgaggacgtGAACCACATGGATCAAGGAACTGCTTCGTCGGCGCTCTTGGCTCCTGGGCCGTCCGTCGCGTCGACTGCGTACTCTGCGCATAGCACGCAAGACACACTCACGATGCGAGACAGGTTGAAGAAAGTGAAGGTGTTGTTTGTCCCATATATGCTCCCGTTACTACTGGTATACGTGGCCGAGTACACGATCAACCAAGGGGTTGCTCCAACATTGCTATTCCCCCTGGACGAGTCGCCATTCGATGAGTTTCGAGATTTCTACCCCATGTACGGGTTCCTATACCAACTCGGCGTCTTCATCTCCCGATCATCTACGCCATTTGTACGTATCCACCATTTATACCTCCCCTCGATGTTGCAAGTAGCgaaccttgttcttctcacaTTCCACGCCGTATACTTCTTCCTTCCATCGGTCTACATTGTCTTTATCATAATATTCTGGGAAGGTTTGCTAGGGGGAGGTGTCTACGTCAACTGCTTCGCTGAGATTATGGAGAACGTGCCGCCTGAGGATAGAGAATTTAGTCTTGGAGCAACGACTGTCAGCGACAGTGGTGGAATCTCTATCGCCGGACTTGTTAGTATCGTGATGGAGACGAAGCTTTGCAATTATCAAGTGGCGCATGGAAGGGATTGGTGCCGTCGTATTTCTGCGCAAGGTCATTGATTGTTGGGTTCGTCAGGCGTTTTTGAGCGTTGCGTAGAGCGAGTTGTAGATATCGGTCGGCATTTGGTATAGAAATTCCATTACATTCATTACGTGTCTCGCGACGTCTATCGCCCCGTTGACGTGAGCTCGACACGTAATCTGAAGAAACATGCACAATAAGCGAATACATTTTTCTTCATCCATGTCATGGTCACTGATCTCAATGTCGATAAGCGATATCCCACCCAGCACCGAGTGAGGAGACAGAGTTCTCAAAAGACTCTGTTCTCGAACGATTCAGGGGCTTCAAGATAAGtttttatactaaaaggGCTCCCCCAGTAATACTGTCACTGTCAGCTTACAGCAGCGACAGGCTGCAGCCTACAGAAAGTGGACAAGCGACGGGGAGCCATGACCAATAAATCGGAAACAGTCCCGGGACGTCCCTTGTAAGGCGACGTTAAATTGCGAAATATGGGCAAATTAAAAATCTGGATCTTTTGTCGCGACAGGGCGGGGCATTTTTCTCTGTCTAGCGGTCACGGGCGATagacttgttgaagaaggttatattttaaataagaaaaggTTACGTTTCGtaaaaaggttataaaaCTCACCAATGATAAGCGTCTGCATGAGTTACATGAGATCTGATTGGAATCAATGCATCGGGCGGGCTAGGAGCTTCCATGTTTAGATCGTGGGCCGGCAGATGGGCTGACGGGAAGACCGGCGCGAGAGTGACACCGGAGAATAGGATAGGGCATTATCAAGAATATCACGCGATGTCTGTCTGCTACGTTGCTCGTTGCTCTTTTATACGAAGTCGAGGTGCAGAGATACGACCTCGCCAAGAGAAGGATAAGCACATCAACGGATAACGGCCTAGTGCTGACCGGCTTGGCAAGTTTCATCCTTGTGACGACGTTGATCAAAATAATGCTGTACATGCAGTACAGTACATGCTACGTGGGAGTTAATGGCTGAAGAGTTCCCTGAGCCAAAGACAGGCTcatgaaggaggatgagaccAAACATGGTCGTTCAAATGCTGTTAATTCCCGTCGGAAATCGTTCCAGGTCggggctgaggaggagggccgAGTCGGTGGAGTCTGGAGATCAAGTAAAGTCCAATGGATGTTATCAGTGACAGGTTGTTTGTCCAGGTTCAAGCTCAGGTTCGTTCTGCCAGCCGTGCGTTTGTTTGTATGGACCATCAAGTCGATATACAATACCTCGTTTATCTACAAAACTCAACAGCTGTAGAAAGTGCTCACGATATTCCAAGACATGCATATTCAAGGGactgtcttgtcttgaccCTCTGTCTCAGCCCTTCAGCAGGGAGATCAAGCCTAAATACCTCCCAGCACCGCCAAACATCGATAATCTTTGCAAGGGAGTATAACCTCATTCCTCTCAACGGTAAGGATTCTCCGCTGAACAAACCATGGCCTCGGACATTGTCCTTGAAGGAATTCAATGCGAGGGGCGATTTTTTTGGCCTCTATTCAAAATtacaagccaagccaaatTTCCGCCTAGCGAGACGTTGCAGATAAGCTATTGTTTGATTGGTTAGATCACGACATGGATAACCATGCAAGCGGCTCTCCGGAGGGGGAATGCCATTCAATGGGTTGATCGAGATGCATTCTGCAGGGGGGAAAGAATATGGGAGTTGTTGAATATTGTTGGTTCTTTCGCTGTGTTGCATCTTTCTTCACAGTGGTTGGCAGTTTTGATGGTGCTGATCCATCAGCAGTGAGATGCAAGCCTTATAAACTCAATTCTCCAACCTTGCTTGGTAGTTTAACTCACTGGCTTGTTACATTGGAGAGGATAACGTGATGACGCACTCGAGCAGAGAATAAAGAAAGGGGTGACTCTCTACCAGATCTAAGCTTTTACCTCACTAACATCCATAGGAACAGAGCCTATTGGTTGACTATACTGTTAAAGGGGCTGGCATGAATTGAACAAGATGACTTTCTCCAACCTTGACAGTAACAgacaagagaaaaaaaggagACAATTTTCGAGTCCAAGCCCCCTGATTCACTTGGCATTGGATTGGCTCCCGCAAAAAGTGAGTTGAGTCTTTTGAGGTGTCCCGCCACTTGGACTCAGCCCCTCCCAAAAACACGTTTAAAGCCGCCATGATCCATCCATTAGCGCAAACACACGCTAATTGTGAGCCCCTGTAACCTGCAACCTACGCCCGGGCCTTCATCTTCCCGCCTCCATAACTCGCttccctcaccctcaccctcaacctctccagctcctcctccttctcatccatcGCCCCCCATCCACCCCTGTCcgctttttatttaatttaatccCACCTAAAGgccattctctctctctggtCCCCCCCTGCTCATTTTCTGGCCTTATCAAAAACCAGGTTCCTCTTTTTTACTCAGCTTCTCTCTTTCCCTTCCTctcctcgccttcttccttcttcaccgttcgtctttctttcttcttcaacctcccgtaattcttttattttacGTCGCGTGCGCTGAGAGGTTCGAGATTCTGGTTCTGGGTTCTGCTTTCTTGTGTCCTTGTCGGCACCTTTCACTCACTCAACTCTTTGTCCCTGAACCTACGTCGTTTTGACTTTATACTTCGGACCCGTTGAGATTCACGCGTTGAAAGCGTTGAAGCTTGCCCACAATGTTTGGACAAGTGCGTACAAACCGGTCGACGGTCCTTATGGCCGGCACCGTTATTTTCCTGGTCGCTTTTGTTAGCCTGGCCTACAACCATCTCGACAAGTGGGAGCCGCCCGCTGACGTGTAAGTTCACTTGCGTAATCTAATCTCCGCGAAGACCGAAAAACTGACGAATTCGCTATAGCGCTACCGACACCGAGACATCCATCATTGGTGATACCCACGATGAGCCTCACCACGACGAGCCCAAGAAGACTGAGCCCGAGCAACCCGAACAGCACGGCGCCATGTCGAAACCTGACCACCCTTCCAACGCCTCCACCGAGCTCGGCGACTACTACTTCAACTACATCATGAAGGCCCGTATCAGCCCTGCCGACAAGAAGTACGCTCCCTACGGCGCTTTCCCCATGGAGCTCCCCGCCGAGCCCAAGTGGACTGAGATGATTGGCGAGGACCTGTGCATTATCGATCTTGACAACCGACCTTTCGACGAGCCCGGCCAGATCTTCTCCCCTGGTCTGATGAGCTGGGACCGCGCTGACGAGACCCACGGTCTGTCCCTCGGTGTCCTGAACCACTGGCTCTATGGTGCGTACAATCCTACTCGAGTCACCTTTCTGTGTCACTAACCCCTCAATAGCCAAGAACCACGGTTACAAGTACTACTACGTTGACATCACCGATCCCTTTGAGGATCGCCGCAACTCGTGGAAGAAGCCCCCGATTCTgtccaagatcctcaagaagcacaaggcCTGCATCTTCCTTGACTCCGATGCCGTCTTCCACCACCTCGACCTGCCCTTTGAGTGGCTCATGAACTACTGGCAGCTCCACCCCGATACCAACTCTCTCGCCCTTGCCTACGATCCTCACCACAAGAACAACATGGACAAGTTCGACAAGGTCTACCTCAACACCGGCTTCATCGTTCTCCAGAACAACGAGAAGACCTTTGAAATCCTCAAGGAGTGGGAGGACTGCCCCAACGAGGGTGGCAAGCACCCCGACTGTGTCGAGTTCCGAAAGAACCGCCCCGGAAAGCCCACCGACCAGGGTGGCTTCGGTACCTACATCCGCTACGATTACCCCAAGGACATCAAGGATCTTCCCTGCACTGAGGCCAACGGTTTCCCCGAGAGTCGATCTGGCTGCGACGGAAAGTTCATCAAGCATCTCTGGACCGGCAAGAAGGACCACATCAAGGTGGTCATCGGCCAGCAGGTCCCCGGTGCGCTGCTGGAGATGTTCCACAAACAATTCATGGACGAGAAGCCAAAGTTCTTCATCTCCGAGCGAGACCTGATGGCCCAGAAggattaaataagtaatgAAAATGCTTTAATGAGACCGAGTACTAGAAAAGGCGGACATGATACGGACGGCTTTTGAAatcattcttttttttttaataattttactGTAAAACTTATACCATCCAGGAGAGAGGTGTAGGCAAtacctcttctcctccctctGAAATTGGGGTTACTTGAAATGGTGTTTATGGGAGTGTTAAGGGTTTTTAAACAAATGGCCTGAAATCGGAAACAATTTTTTGTATGTTCGTTCAATGTGCATGAGGGGAAGAAAGCTTGGCATGATCTCGTTATGAATAATAGGGATACCATGAGTTTTGACGTTGATGATTAAAGTTCTGGTTGCGTGATGAGTTTGGTGATGCTACCCTGCGTGTAAGTGAAAACAACTTTTGAATGTGGAGGCAATTGAGTTTAGGACCAGGAAAGGGGATAGAGTTCGTCCAAAGTAATCGAGAGACAGTTTGAAACTGTTGTTGCGTCAGTAGAAGTTTAGAATGTATTGTCCTAGATTTAGGGTAGGTCCCTGTCATGGGCTGAGTAGAGAGAGGTTCAGTGATTTGCCAATAGCAGACAATAACGTGGCTGTTGGAGATATTTCTTGTCTCTGTTCTTCATTGTCATTATAACATAGCTGCCTATCGCTATAGTGTTCAATGAGGGTACGGAGGTATTCTCTTCTTGTGAAGATATTATTCTGTTGAGTATGTTGCTCTTGTGACTATAGATAGTAACTCCAACGATGACCAACTGCCGAGCAGTTCCATAAAGAGTCAAGGCCAAATGCGGGAATATAGAAGCTTGAGCTGGTTATTCTCCGTTGGAGTTTTGCTTGCCTGTTCATACTTTGTTGGTGCTGTATTGGACTTCGAGGCATCTGCGTTGATGCGAATGCGACTATCCTAGTCAATACCAACTCTTACATGATCGCACGGAGGTGATTTCTAAGCTCTATAGAACGAAATATGATGGAATGTTGTATACGCCCTTCAGAGATAGTATTAACCGACGGGAATAGTGCTTGGCTGCTGGTTATATCGCAAAGACAATGATGCCATCCTTCCAATGATGGATAACCGAGGCATACAACCTCAAATACTGACCCCAAAGCTTTATAATCGGGCGAATCAACACAATTAATAGGTCAAGCTTACTACCGCGACTATGATCATTAATCCCAAAGCCGAGCTATTCGCAGCGACAGGGTGCGCGCTACCAACGGGCGTTGAGAAGCCGATCAGTAATCATACACACAGGACGGGGAAATCACATAAATCTCCAACGCGGCACCAGTTCCGCAATTTATAATAACATCCAGATTTACAAATCCGTCGGGGTTTTGGGTGGAGGATAAAGGAAAGCGTCAAGAATGGAATTGAGGCATTGAAGCATCGAAACTGAACAAtatctcatcatggagaagatTGACGATACTGGCATAATGGGCGATGCGTCGCTTGGGAACGACTCTGCGACGGAGGGCGAGATTGAGGCTGCGAGACCGAAGGAGCAGATCGAGAGTGAGACTGATGAGCTGGATTGGGATAACAGTCCTCATAATCCTTTCAATTGGCCAGCATGGAAGAAAGCCCTCCAAGTCGTGATGCTATCCTCAGCAGGTCTTCTATCGCAAGTCCACCCCATCCCAAGTATACCTACCCCAAACTAACATCTCAGATCAATCGGAACGTCAATAATGAGTCCCGCTCGAACACAACTCATGATCGAATTCAACGTCAGCAGTACAGTCGCCCTCCTGCCTCTGACACTCTACGTCCTGGCCCTCGGCTTCGGGCCTGTAATCGGCGGTCCGTTATCAGAAACTATAGGCCGCTATCCTATCTACGCAGCGAGTATTCCTCTTGGCGCACTGTTCACTATGGGCGCGGGCTTCGTGCACAACATCGGAGGGTTAAGCTTTCTGAGATTCATGGCGGGTTTATGCTGGGCGCCTGTTTTGGCTGTTGCGCCGGGGACGTTGTCGGAGACGTTCACGCCGAAGAACAGAGGGCCTGTTTCAGCAGTTTTCATCCTCATGCCGTTTTTGGGCCCAGGATTGGGGTAAGTTCTGGAAAGGAAATGTTAAGAACACGACTGACTTTCTGCTTAGACCGGTCATAGGCTCCTTTGTGGTGAATCGAAAGGGCTGGCGATGGACGCAGTGGACGTTGGTCTTCTTTTCGATACTGGCTATGATCATCACTGCGTTCTCACACGAGACATTTCATCCGGTTATCAAGCGACGACttatgaagaagaggggaatGAAGGTTGATCCTCCGCCGCCGATGGCTGCTCGACTCAAGATGTTTGCCCTCGTGGCAGTTGTCAGACCTATTCGCATGCTTCTGCTGGAGCCTATCACTGGATTCATCTGTCTATACGTTGCAGCAGAATTTGGAACACTCTTCAGTTTCTT contains these protein-coding regions:
- a CDS encoding probable protein BTN1 — protein: MSGISPSASGLLPMPGAPSSSWAAYKARAAAIMGHHDTKVIVAFWLFGLINNVLYVIILSAAQDLVGSIPKGVVLLADVVPSFLTKLIAPYFIHRIPYRMRVLIFIALSVVGMLMVALTPHTQSVAIKLVGVVLASISAGGGELSFLGLTHFYGPMSLAGWGSGTGAAGLVGAGLYVMFTDWWGLSVRSSLLISACFPAIMFISFFVILPLGPLREGSTRKDYDAIPDLEDEDVNHMDQGTASSALLAPGPSVASTAYSAHSTQDTLTMRDRLKKVKVLFVPYMLPLLLVYVAEYTINQGVAPTLLFPLDESPFDEFRDFYPMYGFLYQLGVFISRSSTPFVRIHHLYLPSMLQVANLVLLTFHAVYFFLPSVYIVFIIIFWEGLLGGGVYVNCFAEIMENVPPEDREFSLGATTVSDSGGISIAGLVSIVMETKLCNYQVAHGRDWCRRISAQGH
- a CDS encoding related to mfs-multidrug-resistance transporter; translated protein: MEKIDDTGIMGDASLGNDSATEGEIEAARPKEQIESETDELDWDNSPHNPFNWPAWKKALQVVMLSSAGLLSQVHPIPIALLPLTLYVLALGFGPVIGGPLSETIGRYPIYAASIPLGALFTMGAGFVHNIGGLSFLRFMAGLCWAPVLAVAPGTLSETFTPKNRGPVSAVFILMPFLGPGLGPVIGSFVVNRKGWRWTQWTLVFFSILAMIITAFSHETFHPVIKRRLMKKRGMKVDPPPPMAARLKMFALVAVVRPIRMLLLEPITGFICLYVAAEFGTLFSFFAAVPYTFGRVYQFSIEESGLVFLSIVIGCFLGLITVILCDVFLYRKQAPKYPPHQIPPEHRLYPSMIGSIGLPIGLFWFAWTARPGVSWASPAASMIIFAWGNLCVFVSTMQYITDTYHGSVVASAASANSLARYGFAGVFPLFTIQMYEKLGIDWASSLLAFVALALLPVPWVLFKYGPNIRAKSAYETVKFN